In the bacterium genome, GCTTAAATGTCCGTAATAAGAAATATAACCATTTGGATGTTTTATTTTTACACATTTTCCATATCCATTATTAGTCCAACCGGCAAATATTACAGAACCGTTTCCAATAGAAGAAACAGGTGTTCCTGTTGGTGCTGAATAATCTATTCCAAGATGTGGTCTGTAAACTTTGTAAATTGGGTGAAATCTTGAATAGGAGAAAAAAGAAGTTATTCTTCTATACGATAAAGGTGCTTTTAAAAATGAACCTTCAAGCCCTTTTCCATTCTCATCAAAAAATCCACTGAAATTTCCATTTTCAAAATAAAAAGCATAATATTTCTGGTTTCTTGTTTCATATTTTCCAGCGACAACTCTTATGTCTTTTAAAATTGTTCCATCTTTGTCTGCCCAACTTTCCCATATAATTGAAAATTTATCATCTTTCTGGCATTCAGTGAAAAAGTCAATTTTTGATTCAAAAACTTCAGCAAACTGTATAATTATTTCAGGATTTATGTTTGAATTTATCATACTTTCATAAAGAGAATTATTGATAAATCCTGTTTTTGTAAATGTTTTTTTGAACTTTTCAATTTCTTCTGTATAGGAAATAAAATCACCTGTATCTTGTTTTTTTTCAACGATGTAGAAATTAAATGGCTTACTGAAATATTTAAACTTTAAAAAATCTCCTTTTAATGAAAAATGTAATTCCCATCTATCACCTATTTTACTTTTTCTAACATCAAAAATTTCTCTTAATTTTTCAGTAATTTTTCCTGCTTCATAATCTGATAAACCATTTGTTTTAAAAATATTTCCAATTATATCTCCCTCTTTTATTTCTCCTCCTATAATGGTTATTTCTGGAATAGATTGCTTTTTTGAAATTTTAAAAAAGGAAAAGAAAATTATAAAGATAAGAACTAAAAAAATTAAAGTTTTTATTCCTTTATTCATTTTTTCTTTTCTTCTCTTCAACAAAAAATCCCTCATCTTTATCAATTCTGGAATAATCAGAAGAAGGAATTGTAAATATACTCTTTCTTTCTGGGCTATAGCAATATATATAATTTTCTGTCTTTTTTCCAAAATGAACTTCTGTTTTTGTTCCTTCTGTATAAACAATTATTTTTATTAAAGGTGGAGAAAGTTGGAAATCTTTTAAGTTTTTTTCTGAATATTCTATAAAATCCTTAATTTCAAGATATTTTAAGTCATGAAGGAATTCCTCAACCTTATCCTTTGAAATTTTTTTTGTTTTTTCACCTTCAAGAAAATAAGAATCCTTTTCTTTTTTAAATTTCAATTCTTTATCTTTTTTTATGATTGAAAATTCTTCCACTTCTGAAACATCTATATCAAACAATTTTTTTTCTCTCAATTCATTTATTTCATCAGGTATATCATCAACAATTTTATCATCAGCCAGAAAGATATATGGTTTCAGAGAATTTTTGGCATAATATAAATTCTCCTTTTTTTTCCCAAGATAAATAAAATAATTACTGTCTTTAGTTTTTAATTTAATTGTACTTTCGGGTCTTTCAAGTCCGCATTCCTTTTCAGTTTTTAATTCTTCAAATTCTTTTACCTCCCCATCAATTATATTTCCAACCACTCTTTCTATTTTCTCTCTATTCGCAATGTCTTTTAAAGGACTTTCAATATACCACCTTTCTCCTGACCTTTTTAATAGAATTGTTTTATTTTTTTTGTTCACCTCAATTTCTTCAATATCTTCTTTTGTTATATCAACAGGTATTATTCTTTTATCCCTTAAGTCAAAAATATTTTTTCCAAGAATACTGTCTAAATCCCATTTATATACGAGTAAAACTTCCTTTTTATCTTTTGTTGTATAGAGGTAACTACTTGATGGTGTCTCGTCTCCAATATAAAGTATAAATTTCTCTCCATCTTTCTGGATTTCTATTTGTTTTTCAGAAGATGAAAGTCCGTAAATACTTAAATCATCAACTGTACCAATATTTCTTTCTATTTCAAGGGATAGAATTTTATTTATCAAACTTTCTATTTCGTTT is a window encoding:
- a CDS encoding DUF4340 domain-containing protein translates to MKIFKKNLLLLIILLIVGSFYFYQVKIASKKKKNEEKKLFVFEKEKIKGILIKNDDKEIEIVNENGLWKIKGKNYECDKNEIESLINKILSLEIERNIGTVDDLSIYGLSSSEKQIEIQKDGEKFILYIGDETPSSSYLYTTKDKKEVLLVYKWDLDSILGKNIFDLRDKRIIPVDITKEDIEEIEVNKKNKTILLKRSGERWYIESPLKDIANREKIERVVGNIIDGEVKEFEELKTEKECGLERPESTIKLKTKDSNYFIYLGKKKENLYYAKNSLKPYIFLADDKIVDDIPDEINELREKKLFDIDVSEVEEFSIIKKDKELKFKKEKDSYFLEGEKTKKISKDKVEEFLHDLKYLEIKDFIEYSEKNLKDFQLSPPLIKIIVYTEGTKTEVHFGKKTENYIYCYSPERKSIFTIPSSDYSRIDKDEGFFVEEKKRKNE
- a CDS encoding peptidoglycan DD-metalloendopeptidase family protein yields the protein MNKGIKTLIFLVLIFIIFFSFFKISKKQSIPEITIIGGEIKEGDIIGNIFKTNGLSDYEAGKITEKLREIFDVRKSKIGDRWELHFSLKGDFLKFKYFSKPFNFYIVEKKQDTGDFISYTEEIEKFKKTFTKTGFINNSLYESMINSNINPEIIIQFAEVFESKIDFFTECQKDDKFSIIWESWADKDGTILKDIRVVAGKYETRNQKYYAFYFENGNFSGFFDENGKGLEGSFLKAPLSYRRITSFFSYSRFHPIYKVYRPHLGIDYSAPTGTPVSSIGNGSVIFAGWTNNGYGKCVKIKHPNGYISYYGHLSRIEKGIKKGVKVKKGEVIGYVGMTGIATGPHLDFRVQKDGKFINFLKLKFVPEKNIPKEYMDEFENLKKRYMELLG